A stretch of Clostridium formicaceticum DNA encodes these proteins:
- the vanT gene encoding serine racemase VanT catalytic subunit yields MKDRAYKGIDYFRFIAAILVIAIHTFPLLSVNTEADLILTRVIGRVAVPFFFMTTGFFIFASYDEGSFSYKSFLLKIVKLYGVSILLYLPLNFYAGHFSGKYAGAFILKNIFFNGTFYHLWYFPAIIIGVGVFLLLLKYCKMHTAIIIALLLYLIGVFGDSYYGIANEIPFLRNFYDILFFFFDYTRNGLFFSPIYLFLGALFSKIPQRHSFKTSMVGLLLSLSILMVEGLLIHHFSAPKHDSMYIALLPSMYFLFQMLLLWKGSSHKSLRTIAMLVYIIHPWCIVLIRGFARLTKTEAFFIDNSILHFTLVTLLSVFTSMIFNFIWNKERKNLDQKGRAWLEIDLSNLKHNFLQLKDVLPKGCQVMAVVKANAYGHGDIQIAYELQTMGVNAFAVASLEEGIRLRKNGIKGCILILGYIYPEEINRVIKYDLTQTVIDYHYATVLNQYGKKIKVHIKIDTGMNRLGENFHHIDEITKIFQLPNLVIEGMYTHLCVADSQIRKDVAFTIQQVENFYKVVDYLKGLGYSSLKLHIQSSYGVLNYPEISCNYARLGIALYGLLSNEMDETKAKAKLRPVLSIKARISIIKTLKASETIGYGRQFVANTPMKIATVTLGYADGIPRNLIRGHVLLRGVKVPIIGRICMDQLTIDVTNIPNVEQGDIVTMIGQEGKEKITAGEVAGQAGTITNELVSRLGSRLEKVYLKKL; encoded by the coding sequence ATGAAAGACAGAGCGTATAAAGGGATTGATTACTTTCGTTTTATTGCAGCTATTTTAGTAATTGCCATTCATACCTTTCCCTTATTATCTGTAAACACAGAGGCGGATTTGATTTTGACCAGGGTAATAGGGCGTGTTGCTGTCCCCTTTTTCTTTATGACAACAGGATTTTTTATTTTTGCCTCTTATGATGAAGGGAGCTTTTCCTATAAAAGCTTCTTGCTAAAAATAGTAAAGCTTTATGGTGTGTCAATTTTACTATACCTACCTCTAAACTTTTATGCAGGGCATTTTAGTGGAAAATATGCAGGGGCATTCATTTTAAAGAATATTTTTTTCAACGGAACTTTTTATCATCTGTGGTATTTTCCTGCTATTATCATAGGGGTTGGGGTGTTTCTTCTTTTATTAAAATACTGTAAAATGCACACTGCAATAATTATAGCACTGTTACTTTATTTGATAGGTGTGTTTGGTGACAGTTACTATGGCATAGCTAATGAAATTCCTTTTTTAAGAAATTTCTATGACATTTTGTTTTTTTTCTTTGACTATACAAGAAATGGTTTGTTTTTTTCTCCTATTTATTTGTTTTTAGGGGCATTATTCTCTAAAATTCCTCAAAGACATTCCTTTAAAACCAGTATGGTGGGTCTCTTGCTCTCTTTATCAATTTTAATGGTAGAAGGGTTATTGATACACCACTTTTCAGCCCCTAAACATGATAGTATGTATATAGCGTTGCTGCCATCCATGTACTTTCTTTTTCAAATGCTTCTTCTGTGGAAAGGTAGTAGCCATAAATCGCTACGTACTATTGCTATGTTAGTATATATAATCCATCCATGGTGTATTGTTTTGATTAGAGGTTTCGCTAGATTAACAAAAACGGAGGCTTTCTTCATAGATAACAGCATACTCCATTTTACATTGGTTACACTTTTGTCAGTTTTTACTTCTATGATCTTCAACTTTATATGGAATAAAGAGAGAAAAAACCTGGATCAAAAAGGAAGAGCTTGGCTAGAAATTGATTTATCAAATTTGAAGCATAATTTCTTACAGTTAAAAGATGTGCTGCCAAAAGGATGCCAAGTCATGGCGGTGGTTAAAGCAAATGCTTATGGGCATGGGGATATTCAAATTGCTTATGAATTGCAGACCATGGGGGTCAATGCCTTTGCAGTGGCATCATTAGAGGAAGGAATTCGTCTCCGCAAAAATGGGATAAAGGGATGTATTTTAATCTTAGGTTATATCTATCCAGAAGAAATAAATAGAGTGATAAAGTATGATCTAACCCAAACGGTTATAGATTATCATTATGCTACTGTTTTGAATCAATATGGGAAAAAAATCAAAGTTCATATTAAAATTGATACTGGTATGAATCGTTTAGGTGAAAATTTTCACCATATAGATGAAATCACAAAAATATTTCAATTGCCAAATTTAGTTATTGAAGGAATGTATACGCATTTATGTGTAGCTGATAGCCAGATAAGAAAGGATGTAGCATTTACTATACAGCAGGTTGAAAATTTTTATAAGGTAGTAGACTACTTAAAGGGATTAGGCTATTCTTCACTGAAACTTCATATTCAAAGTAGTTATGGCGTATTGAACTATCCAGAGATCTCTTGTAATTATGCACGACTGGGCATTGCCCTGTATGGTCTGTTGAGTAATGAGATGGATGAAACAAAAGCAAAAGCGAAACTTCGTCCAGTACTTTCTATTAAAGCCAGAATTTCTATCATAAAAACCCTCAAAGCTTCTGAAACGATAGGGTATGGACGACAATTTGTAGCCAATACTCCAATGAAAATTGCCACCGTCACCCTTGGCTATGCAGACGGTATTCCTAGAAATCTTATTCGTGGGCATGTTCTTTTAAGAGGTGTAAAGGTACCAATTATAGGTAGAATCTGTATGGATCAATTAACCATTGATGTTACCAATATCCCAAATGTAGAACAAGGGGATATCGTTACAATGATAGGGCAAGAAGGCAAAGAAAAAATCACCGCAGGAGAAGTGGCTGGACAAGCTGGAACGATTACCAATGAGTTGGTTAGTAGACTAGGCAGCCGGCTTGAAAAAGTTTATCTAAAAAAACTATAA
- a CDS encoding ABC transporter permease, whose translation MNKGLKFVSPIILPLLFIFSWQLFSIRIENPIVIPSVDNVVKILMQPNESLLSIGSLVRNTWISILRVGIGYTVAAIVAIPLGMFIGYFKKVEKFLMPFLSLFRPIAPLAWVPLVLAWFGVASLATLFNIQGGELYILFNNIKLSMIFIIFIGAFFPILTNSIYGVKSVRNTLIDSALTLGAKKIDILIKVLLPASLPSIVTGLRVGLGVAWMCLVSAEMLPGSLAGIGYLITHAYTLARTDIVIAGMISISLVGGIFDNLFHIIEVKFFSWQRLEK comes from the coding sequence TTGAATAAAGGTTTGAAATTTGTATCACCAATAATACTGCCGCTTTTGTTTATATTTAGCTGGCAGCTTTTTTCTATAAGGATAGAAAACCCTATTGTCATACCCTCAGTAGATAATGTAGTTAAGATACTTATGCAGCCTAATGAAAGTCTTTTGAGCATAGGATCATTGGTAAGAAATACGTGGATAAGCATTTTAAGGGTAGGGATAGGCTATACTGTGGCTGCAATCGTAGCAATCCCTTTGGGGATGTTTATTGGATATTTTAAAAAGGTTGAAAAATTTCTCATGCCTTTTTTAAGTCTTTTTAGGCCTATTGCTCCATTAGCGTGGGTTCCATTGGTATTAGCTTGGTTTGGAGTAGCAAGTTTAGCTACTTTGTTTAATATTCAAGGTGGAGAGCTATATATATTATTTAATAATATAAAGCTTTCCATGATATTTATCATTTTTATAGGGGCTTTTTTCCCTATACTAACAAATAGCATATATGGTGTGAAAAGTGTAAGGAATACACTGATAGATTCTGCTTTAACTTTAGGCGCTAAAAAGATAGATATACTTATAAAGGTTCTTCTACCAGCATCCTTACCTTCTATAGTAACAGGACTAAGGGTAGGCCTTGGTGTGGCATGGATGTGCCTTGTATCTGCTGAAATGCTTCCAGGAAGTTTAGCGGGCATAGGATATCTTATAACCCACGCCTACACCCTGGCAAGAACGGATATTGTGATAGCAGGTATGATATCAATAAGTTTGGTTGGTGGAATTTTTGACAATCTATTTCACATCATAGAAGTGAAATTTTTTAGCTGGCAGAGGTTAGAGAAGTAG
- the vanG gene encoding D-alanine--D-serine ligase VanG, with translation MMKKKVAVLFGGCSTEYSVSLQSAYALISHLNKDKYEAILIGITRQGTWFRYRGSLEKIKNDTWFTDESCVSAMISPSREVQGIIEFCDDKVERVHIDVVFPIIHGKNGEDGTLQGLLELAGIPFVGCNTLSSALCMDKGLAHLVAQGAGVKVAPFLVVRKYDDFQQKLKETEQLKYPLFVKPAKAGSSFGITKIINKDQLIDALQLAFTYDDKVVIEEAVEGFEVGCAVLGNGELIMGALDEIELQKGFFDYKEKYTLETSKIHIPARISSKKTKEMKETAATLYRALECRGLARVDMFLTPKGEIFFNEINTIPGFTSHSRYPSMLSHTGLAFEEIIDQLIGLVTEDENNRTY, from the coding sequence ATAATGAAGAAAAAAGTAGCAGTTTTATTTGGAGGATGTTCTACAGAATATTCAGTATCTCTGCAATCGGCTTATGCATTGATTAGTCACTTAAACAAAGATAAATATGAAGCGATTTTGATTGGAATTACCAGACAGGGTACATGGTTCCGTTATAGAGGAAGCTTAGAGAAAATTAAAAATGATACATGGTTCACTGATGAAAGTTGCGTTTCAGCTATGATTTCTCCAAGCAGAGAAGTACAAGGAATTATAGAGTTCTGTGACGATAAGGTAGAACGAGTGCATATTGATGTAGTGTTTCCTATAATACATGGAAAAAATGGTGAAGATGGTACCCTACAAGGATTACTAGAGCTAGCAGGTATCCCTTTTGTGGGCTGTAACACGCTTTCTTCTGCCCTTTGCATGGACAAAGGACTTGCTCATTTAGTAGCACAGGGGGCTGGGGTAAAGGTAGCTCCGTTCCTTGTAGTTAGAAAATATGATGACTTTCAGCAGAAGCTAAAAGAAACAGAGCAACTGAAATATCCTCTTTTTGTAAAGCCTGCAAAGGCGGGATCTTCTTTTGGTATTACAAAAATCATCAACAAAGATCAGTTAATAGATGCCCTTCAACTGGCTTTTACCTATGATGATAAGGTAGTTATTGAGGAGGCGGTGGAGGGCTTTGAAGTGGGTTGTGCTGTCTTAGGAAATGGAGAGTTAATTATGGGAGCATTAGATGAAATTGAGCTTCAAAAAGGTTTCTTTGATTATAAAGAAAAGTACACTTTGGAAACCTCAAAAATTCATATTCCTGCAAGAATTAGCTCTAAAAAAACAAAGGAAATGAAAGAGACGGCGGCAACCCTATATCGTGCCTTAGAATGTAGAGGACTTGCCAGGGTGGACATGTTCTTAACACCTAAGGGGGAAATCTTTTTTAATGAAATCAACACAATTCCTGGGTTTACCTCCCATAGCCGGTATCCTAGCATGCTTTCTCACACTGGACTTGCCTTCGAAGAAATAATAGATCAACTGATAGGATTGGTGACAGAAGATGAAAACAATAGAACTTACTAG
- a CDS encoding ABC transporter ATP-binding protein, with product MLDLKNVSKTFYPGTANEKRALNSLNLHLDSGDFVTIIGSNGAGKSTLFGAIAGAYYIDSGVIMLDNKNITGLADYKRAYDIGRLMQDPMKGTAPSMTIEENLALAYTRKAKKSFFALNKKDSSYFRELLTTLDLGLEDRMKTKVGHLSGGQRQAVTLLMCTISSPKLLLLDEHTAALDPLTAQKILKITTDIIAESKITTMMITHDIQAALSFGNRTIMMDAGEIILDIKGEKRSKMTVEELLLYYSKERKKQLVNDRMLLA from the coding sequence ATGTTAGACTTAAAAAATGTTAGTAAAACTTTTTACCCCGGAACAGCAAATGAAAAGAGAGCTTTGAATTCATTAAATCTTCACTTGGATTCAGGTGACTTTGTTACCATCATTGGTTCCAATGGTGCTGGAAAATCTACATTATTTGGTGCTATTGCTGGAGCTTATTATATAGATAGCGGTGTCATTATGCTGGACAATAAAAACATCACTGGACTTGCCGATTATAAACGGGCATATGATATCGGAAGGCTTATGCAGGACCCGATGAAGGGTACTGCCCCCTCCATGACCATTGAAGAAAATTTAGCACTAGCCTACACGAGAAAAGCTAAGAAAAGCTTCTTTGCTTTGAATAAAAAAGATTCTTCTTATTTTAGGGAATTATTAACTACCTTAGATTTAGGTTTAGAAGACCGTATGAAAACAAAGGTAGGTCATTTGTCAGGAGGGCAAAGACAGGCGGTTACCCTCCTGATGTGTACTATTTCTTCACCAAAACTTTTACTTTTAGACGAACATACCGCTGCTCTTGATCCACTGACAGCACAAAAAATCCTAAAAATTACTACAGATATTATTGCTGAATCAAAAATAACCACCATGATGATTACCCACGATATACAGGCGGCACTTTCCTTTGGTAATCGTACGATTATGATGGATGCTGGTGAGATTATCTTAGATATCAAAGGGGAAAAACGAAGTAAAATGACGGTGGAGGAATTATTGCTCTACTACTCTAAAGAAAGAAAAAAACAGCTGGTAAATGATAGAATGTTATTAGCTTAA
- a CDS encoding MerR family transcriptional regulator encodes MEYTVQKLSQIAGVSTRTLRYYDEIGLLKPARINSSGYRIYGEKEVDALQQILFYRELGVNLEKIKDIITTPSFDREKALREHREKLLEKRVQLDLLIANVNKTIAVIEGRTTMDNRERFQGFNQKLINDNEKKYGKEIREKYGDKVVDRSNNKLKNMVKKEYDEANRLGEEIIATLHTALKTGNPAGELAQKAADLHRQWLNLFWDNYTKEAHAGVAQMYVDDERFTAYYDQEQPGTAEFLRDAILIYTEMKK; translated from the coding sequence ATGGAATATACAGTACAGAAGTTATCTCAAATAGCAGGTGTCAGCACACGGACATTGAGATACTATGATGAGATTGGACTCCTTAAGCCGGCAAGGATCAATTCATCAGGTTATCGTATTTATGGTGAAAAAGAAGTAGATGCCTTGCAACAGATCCTTTTTTATAGAGAACTAGGTGTGAATTTAGAAAAAATTAAAGATATTATAACTACACCCTCTTTTGACAGAGAAAAGGCATTGAGAGAACATCGAGAAAAGCTGCTTGAGAAAAGAGTGCAATTAGATTTGTTAATTGCAAATGTCAATAAAACCATTGCGGTAATAGAAGGGAGAACTACTATGGATAATAGAGAAAGATTTCAAGGTTTTAACCAAAAGTTAATCAATGACAATGAAAAGAAATATGGCAAAGAAATTCGTGAAAAATACGGTGATAAGGTTGTGGATCGGTCAAACAATAAACTGAAAAATATGGTAAAAAAAGAGTATGATGAAGCTAATAGATTAGGAGAAGAAATTATTGCAACACTTCATACAGCTCTTAAAACTGGAAATCCAGCAGGTGAATTGGCTCAGAAGGCAGCGGATTTACATCGCCAATGGTTAAACCTTTTTTGGGATAACTACACCAAAGAAGCTCATGCTGGAGTTGCACAAATGTATGTAGATGACGAAAGATTCACTGCATATTATGATCAAGAACAACCGGGAACAGCAGAATTTCTGAGAGATGCCATCCTTATTTATACGGAAATGAAAAAGTAA
- a CDS encoding ABC transporter ATP-binding protein translates to MNKMIEVKGLNKIFLTEKKKEVYALRDINLSIEAQEFVCLLGPSGSGKSTLLRLMEGITEPTTGEVKVMGQTIRGPILDAGMVFQEYSLMPWKNIIDNVAFGLELRKVPKRDRYKVASEILDKFGLGEFTKSFPHELSGGMKQRAAIARSIATSPKILYMDEPFGALDAYTRFQMQKDLIEFWLQEKRTIVFVTHSVEEAIFLGTRVILMSPRPGEIVGDYHIELAYPRNRWSQEFGEYFQKIMGQLDEVSERSR, encoded by the coding sequence ATGAATAAAATGATAGAGGTTAAAGGATTGAACAAAATTTTTTTAACAGAAAAGAAAAAGGAAGTTTATGCATTAAGAGATATTAACCTTAGTATAGAAGCCCAGGAATTTGTTTGTTTGCTAGGTCCTAGCGGTTCGGGAAAATCAACCTTACTTAGACTTATGGAAGGGATTACAGAGCCTACAACAGGTGAAGTAAAAGTTATGGGTCAGACCATAAGAGGACCTATATTAGATGCGGGAATGGTTTTTCAAGAGTATTCGTTAATGCCTTGGAAAAATATAATAGATAATGTAGCTTTTGGGTTAGAATTAAGAAAAGTACCTAAGAGGGATAGATACAAAGTTGCTAGCGAAATTCTGGACAAGTTTGGTCTTGGAGAGTTTACAAAAAGTTTTCCCCATGAGTTATCCGGTGGTATGAAACAAAGAGCGGCTATAGCAAGGTCTATAGCAACTTCTCCTAAAATACTTTACATGGATGAACCCTTTGGGGCCTTAGATGCCTATACAAGATTTCAAATGCAAAAAGATTTAATAGAGTTTTGGTTGCAAGAAAAGAGAACCATCGTCTTTGTAACCCATAGTGTAGAGGAAGCAATATTTTTAGGTACAAGAGTTATTTTAATGAGTCCAAGACCTGGAGAAATTGTAGGAGACTATCATATAGAACTAGCCTATCCTCGAAATCGTTGGAGTCAGGAATTTGGAGAATACTTTCAAAAAATAATGGGCCAATTAGATGAGGTAAGTGAAAGAAGTAGATAA
- a CDS encoding ABC transporter permease translates to MTLFIGSIQLGLIYAIMALGIYITFRILNVPDLTVDGSFSLGMACAAVITIAGYPFLALLFAMIAGALAGLTTGLLQTKLSIHPILSGILVMTGLYTVNLGIMGGRANLSLVGSETLFMKMESMIVSQSGLGRTLLALLVCIVIIGFLAIVFKTRFGLAIRATGDNEEMVRSSSINANTSKCIGLSMGNACVALSGALICQYQMFSDVGSGSGMVVIGLASVIIGEALFGRRSVTFGLISSAVGSIIYRIIVAFALKIDLFPPYALKLVSATIVAIALSVPSIKANIEQNKKRREAANRLN, encoded by the coding sequence ATGACATTATTCATCGGCTCCATACAACTTGGACTCATCTATGCTATTATGGCATTGGGAATTTATATAACATTTCGTATTTTAAATGTACCAGACTTAACTGTTGATGGCAGCTTTTCACTTGGTATGGCCTGTGCTGCGGTAATCACCATAGCTGGCTATCCCTTCCTTGCCCTATTGTTTGCAATGATTGCTGGTGCATTAGCCGGTCTCACTACTGGTCTTTTGCAAACCAAATTAAGTATACACCCTATTCTGTCGGGTATTCTTGTTATGACAGGATTATACACAGTAAATCTAGGTATTATGGGAGGTAGGGCAAATCTATCTCTTGTGGGGAGTGAAACTCTCTTTATGAAGATGGAATCGATGATTGTTTCTCAAAGCGGCTTAGGAAGAACACTTCTAGCTTTACTGGTATGTATCGTTATCATAGGATTCCTCGCTATTGTTTTCAAAACAAGGTTTGGACTTGCCATTCGAGCAACGGGAGATAATGAGGAAATGGTTCGTTCCTCCTCTATCAACGCAAATACTTCGAAGTGTATTGGTTTATCTATGGGTAATGCCTGTGTGGCTTTATCTGGCGCTTTAATCTGCCAATACCAAATGTTTTCCGATGTAGGCTCTGGAAGTGGTATGGTGGTCATTGGACTAGCCTCTGTAATCATTGGAGAAGCTTTGTTTGGTAGACGCTCTGTTACCTTTGGTTTGATTTCTTCAGCAGTAGGCTCTATCATCTACAGAATTATTGTCGCCTTTGCTTTGAAAATTGATCTATTCCCTCCCTATGCTTTAAAATTAGTCTCTGCAACTATTGTAGCAATTGCTCTTTCTGTACCTTCTATAAAAGCAAACATAGAACAGAATAAAAAGAGAAGGGAGGCTGCAAACCGTTTGAATTAA
- a CDS encoding M15 family metallopeptidase, producing MKTIELTRKKIYKGHLILVNQQYPIHEEVITKNHRFVPVDESHEDIFLELRSAVMLSQLIKACKAEDSIVPISGYRSLQEQQEIFQNSMRENGEAFTLKYVALPNCSEHQTGFAIDVAEKKQDIDFICPDFPYHGICQKFREKAADFGFIERYQKGKEAITGIGQEPWHFRYVGYPHSKIIENLKLTLEEYIDLLRNHIYNKNPLLFQEKGREIQVSYVNLIEENSVTVQEPNGMWQISGNNVDGGIITVWGENDERQSV from the coding sequence ATGAAAACAATAGAACTTACTAGAAAAAAAATATATAAAGGACATCTTATCCTTGTAAATCAACAATATCCTATTCATGAGGAGGTGATCACCAAGAACCATCGATTTGTCCCTGTAGATGAATCTCATGAAGATATTTTTTTAGAACTACGCTCTGCTGTCATGTTATCTCAATTAATTAAGGCCTGCAAAGCTGAAGACAGTATTGTTCCCATCAGCGGCTATCGTTCTTTACAGGAGCAGCAAGAAATCTTTCAAAATTCCATGAGGGAAAATGGCGAGGCATTTACCCTCAAGTATGTAGCATTACCTAATTGCAGTGAGCATCAGACAGGATTTGCTATAGATGTGGCAGAAAAAAAACAGGATATTGACTTCATTTGTCCTGATTTTCCTTACCACGGAATCTGCCAGAAATTTAGAGAGAAGGCAGCAGATTTTGGTTTTATTGAGCGGTATCAAAAGGGGAAAGAAGCTATTACAGGTATTGGACAAGAGCCATGGCATTTTCGATATGTGGGTTATCCCCATTCTAAAATCATAGAGAACTTGAAGCTTACCTTGGAAGAATATATAGACCTTCTTAGAAATCATATTTATAACAAAAACCCATTATTATTTCAAGAAAAAGGACGAGAAATTCAGGTATCTTATGTAAATCTTATAGAGGAAAACTCTGTTACGGTTCAAGAGCCTAATGGTATGTGGCAGATATCCGGCAATAACGTAGATGGTGGAATTATTACTGTATGGGGTGAAAATGATGAAAGACAGAGCGTATAA
- a CDS encoding ABC transporter substrate-binding protein, which translates to MKKNMIFFILGIIIFFAIFSGCSSNDIDSNKANIDIPSLKVGYIFTNHQTPLMVAASKGEAFKEEGIYLKEIINREKYVLMREETPVANLDIIVNKNGAETITMMTQGHIDLALASSAAFISAVDQGAEVKMLCPVHTEGIGLVMAKDVEVNNWEEFAKLAKDSEEPIKVGYHSPTSAPLILFEAAIREAGLSYTKNPEDLSVNIMLVDLKGTNNLIPALTSKQVDAWVGPSPYPELAVTENVGKVILDMKHMPPEGKWYDFPCCVAGATQKAIDEYPEAVEYFTKLMTVAANYADEHSDDAAKITSEFTGVPIEAARMSAIKYTTNPSETWITNLGLVYETLKNADSFNGRFSDKAYEEIHDDIFEFVFINKI; encoded by the coding sequence ATGAAGAAAAACATGATTTTTTTCATACTTGGAATTATTATTTTTTTTGCAATTTTTAGTGGATGTAGTTCTAATGATATTGACAGTAATAAGGCCAATATAGACATACCAAGCTTAAAGGTAGGATACATATTTACAAATCATCAAACACCTTTGATGGTAGCTGCTAGTAAGGGTGAGGCGTTTAAAGAAGAAGGTATTTATTTAAAGGAGATAATAAATCGTGAAAAATATGTATTGATGAGGGAAGAAACTCCTGTAGCCAATTTAGATATAATTGTTAATAAAAATGGAGCAGAAACTATTACGATGATGACGCAAGGGCATATTGATTTAGCTTTAGCATCTAGTGCTGCATTTATATCTGCTGTTGATCAAGGTGCTGAAGTAAAGATGCTTTGTCCTGTACATACAGAGGGAATTGGTCTTGTAATGGCTAAAGATGTTGAAGTAAACAACTGGGAAGAATTTGCTAAGCTTGCAAAGGACAGTGAGGAGCCTATAAAGGTAGGATATCACTCTCCAACTAGTGCACCTCTTATATTATTTGAAGCAGCCATAAGGGAAGCAGGACTAAGCTATACAAAAAATCCAGAGGATTTAAGTGTAAATATTATGCTTGTAGACCTTAAGGGGACAAACAACTTAATACCTGCCTTAACCAGCAAGCAAGTAGATGCTTGGGTGGGACCATCACCGTATCCTGAATTGGCTGTTACAGAAAATGTAGGTAAAGTCATTCTGGATATGAAGCATATGCCTCCTGAAGGAAAATGGTATGACTTTCCTTGTTGTGTAGCAGGAGCTACTCAAAAAGCGATAGATGAATATCCAGAGGCAGTAGAATATTTTACAAAGCTAATGACTGTAGCGGCTAATTATGCTGATGAGCATAGTGATGATGCAGCAAAAATAACTTCAGAATTTACAGGTGTGCCTATAGAAGCGGCTAGAATGTCAGCTATAAAGTATACAACCAATCCAAGTGAGACATGGATAACCAACCTAGGCCTTGTTTATGAAACACTTAAAAATGCAGATAGTTTTAATGGAAGATTTAGTGATAAAGCCTACGAAGAAATTCATGATGATATATTTGAGTTTGTATTTATAAATAAAATATAG
- the vanS gene encoding vancomycin resistance histidine kinase VanS: MKKIDITGVKTKLTLRLLAQFFSTVVLFTIGLALLFFIGIYVGHRVIVWYYPWGFWYRLFKFADSFRLYLFLLVWGIVFLLITLYFWNKTIGYVDKMTKAIDDLFENDTDLIQLPNGLKDVEERLNQIKYNIMRNQQLAKEAEQRKNDLVVYLAHDLKTPLTSIIGYLTLLRDEGQISQELREKYLSISLEKSERLEALINEFFEITRFNLKDLTLEPAKFNLTRMLEQITYEFQPLLKPKGLNCSLKAEKDIFLRGDVKKLERVFDNLIRNAISYSYQNTEILITAISRDQEVILKFCNQGDTIPEHKLNHIFEQFYRLDAARTTENGGSGLGLAIAKEIIELHGGRITASSENEMIAFEIFIPNPS, from the coding sequence TTGAAAAAGATTGATATAACAGGGGTTAAAACTAAGCTAACCCTGCGTCTATTAGCACAATTTTTCTCTACAGTAGTTTTATTTACCATTGGACTGGCATTGTTATTTTTTATAGGCATTTATGTGGGCCATCGAGTAATTGTGTGGTATTATCCTTGGGGGTTTTGGTACCGTTTATTCAAATTTGCGGATAGTTTTAGACTTTATTTATTTTTATTGGTTTGGGGCATAGTATTTTTATTGATTACCTTATATTTTTGGAACAAGACTATAGGGTATGTAGATAAAATGACAAAAGCAATTGATGACTTATTTGAAAATGATACGGATTTGATTCAATTACCTAACGGATTGAAGGATGTTGAAGAAAGATTAAATCAAATAAAATATAATATAATGAGAAATCAGCAATTGGCAAAAGAGGCGGAACAAAGAAAAAATGATTTGGTTGTCTACTTAGCCCATGATTTAAAAACCCCTCTTACCTCCATCATCGGTTATTTAACCCTATTGCGGGATGAAGGGCAAATCTCTCAGGAATTAAGAGAAAAGTACTTATCCATCTCTTTAGAAAAATCCGAGAGATTAGAAGCTCTTATCAACGAGTTTTTTGAAATTACTAGATTTAATTTGAAGGACTTAACTTTAGAGCCTGCTAAATTTAATTTAACGAGAATGTTAGAACAGATTACCTATGAATTCCAGCCTTTATTGAAGCCAAAAGGTCTAAACTGTTCCTTGAAGGCAGAGAAGGATATTTTTCTTCGAGGAGATGTGAAAAAACTAGAGCGGGTCTTCGATAATTTGATTCGAAATGCTATCAGCTATAGCTATCAAAACACTGAAATTCTAATAACAGCAATTTCAAGAGATCAAGAAGTCATTTTAAAGTTCTGTAATCAGGGAGATACCATTCCTGAGCATAAGCTAAACCACATATTTGAACAATTCTATCGGTTAGACGCTGCTAGAACTACTGAAAATGGTGGATCAGGTCTCGGTCTAGCCATAGCCAAAGAAATTATTGAACTTCATGGAGGAAGAATTACAGCCTCTAGTGAAAATGAAATGATCGCCTTTGAGATTTTCATCCCTAACCCTTCGTAA